One segment of Macaca fascicularis isolate 582-1 chromosome 2, T2T-MFA8v1.1 DNA contains the following:
- the LOC102130817 gene encoding arylacetamide deacetylase, whose product MGRKSLYLLIGGILIAYYIYTPLSDNIEEPWRLMWINAHQKTVENLATFVELLGLHHIMDSLKVVWSFYEVPPTSDENVTVTETKFNNILVRVYVPKRKSEVLRRGLFYIHGGGWCMGSAAINDYDLLSRWTADRLDAVVISTNYRLAPKYHFPIQFEDVYNALRWFLRKTVLAKYGVNPERIGISGDSAGGNLAAAVTQQLLDDPDVKIKLKIQALIYPALQPLDVDLPSYQENSNFLILSKSLMVRFWSEYFTTDRSLEKAMLSRQHVPVESSHLFKFVNWSSLLPERFIKGHVYNNPNYGSSELAKKYPGFLDVRAAPLLADDKKLHSLPLTYVITCQYDPLRDDGLMYVTRLRNAGVQVTHNHVEDGFHGAFSILELKISHRLINQYIEWLKENL is encoded by the exons ATGGGAAGAAAATCACTGTACCTTCTGATTGGGGGGATCCTCATAGCATATTATATTTATACGCCTCTCTCAGATAACATTGAGGAGCCATGGAGATTGATGTGGATAAACGCGCATCAGAAAACTGTAGAAAATTTG gCTACATTTGTGGAGCTGCTGGGACTTCACCACATTATGGATTCTTTGAAGGTTGTCTGGAGCTTTTATGAAGTCCCACCAACCTCAGATGAAAATGTCACTGTGACtgagacaaaattcaacaacattCTTGTTCGAGTATATGTGCCAAAGAGAAAGTCTGAAGTACTAAGAAGGGGGTTGTTTTATATCCATGGTGGAGGCTGGTGCATGGGAAGTGCTG CTATAAATGATTATGACTTGCTGTCAAGATGGACAGCAGACCGACTTGATGCTGTCGTCATATCAACCAA CTACAGATTAGCACCTAAGTATCATTTCCCAATTCAATTTGAAGATGTATATAACGCCTTAAGGTGGTTCTTACGTAAAACAGTTCTTGCAAAATACGGTGTGAACCCTGAGAGAATCGGTATTTCTGGAGATAGTGCAGGAGGGAATTTAGCTGCAGCAGTGACTCAACAG CTCCTTGATGACCCAGATGTCAAGATCAAACTCAAGATCCAGGCTTTAATTTATCCTGCCCTTCAGCCTCTTGATGTAGATTTACCATCATATcaagaaaattcaaattttctaATTCTATCCAAATCACTCATGGTCAGATTCTGGAGTGAATATTTTACCACTGATAGATCACTTGAAAAAGCCATGCTTTCCAGACAACATGTACCTGTGGAATCAAGTCATCTCTTCAAATTTGTTAATTGGAGTTCCCTGCTCCCTGAGAGGTTTATAAAAGGACATGTTTATAACAACCCAAATTATGGCAGTTCTGAGCTGGCTAAAAAATATCCAGGGTTCCTAGATGTGAGGGCAGCCCCTTTGTTGGCTGATGACAAAAAATTACATAGTTTACCCCTGACCTATGTCATCACCTGTCAATATGATCCCTTAAGAGATGATGGACTCATGTATGTCACCCGACTTCGCAACGCTGGAGTTCAGGTTACTCATAACCATGTTGAGGATGGATTCCATGGAGCATTTTCAattctggaacttaaaattagTCACAGACTTATAAATCAGTATATTGAGTGGCTAAAGGAAAATCTATAG